One segment of Pristiophorus japonicus isolate sPriJap1 unplaced genomic scaffold, sPriJap1.hap1 HAP1_SCAFFOLD_464, whole genome shotgun sequence DNA contains the following:
- the LOC139252412 gene encoding zinc finger protein 664-like → MENPWKCGDCGKGFNYPSELEIHRRSHTGERPFICSMCGRGFTQSSSLVRHQRVHTGERPFTCSECGKRFTQSSTLLKHQCVHNREHLFTCSVCGKGFTTVSDLLRHQRVHTGERPFTCSECGKRFTQSSHLLLHQRVQKLLLGLDSAVTPD, encoded by the coding sequence atggagaatccgtggaaatgtggggactgtgggaagggattcaattatccatctgagctggaaattcatcgccgcagtcacaccggggagcgaccgttcatctgctccatgtgtgggaggggattcactcagtcatccagcttggtgagacaccagcgagttcacactggggagaggccgttcacctgctctgagtgtgggaagagattcactcagtcatccaccctgttgAAACACCAGTGTGTTCACAATAGGGAGCacctgttcacctgctccgtgtgtggtaaGGGATTCACTACcgtatccgacctgctgagacaccagcgagttcacactggggagaggccattcacctgctctgagtgtgggaagcgattcactcagtcatcccacctgctgctacaccagcgagttcaaaagTTACTgctgggtttggattctgctgttacccCAGACTGA